The following proteins are encoded in a genomic region of Micrococcaceae bacterium Sec5.8:
- a CDS encoding arsenate reductase ArsC, whose product MSTETTPKPSVLFVCVHNAGRSQMAAAFLTTLSRGAIEVRSAGSQPADKVNPAAVEAMAELGIDMSAEIPKVLTTEAVKESDVVITMGCGDTCPIFPGKRYEDWELEDPAGAGVAAVRPIRDDIKSRIEELIASLTPAAK is encoded by the coding sequence ATGAGCACCGAAACCACCCCAAAGCCCTCCGTCCTCTTCGTCTGCGTCCACAACGCCGGCCGCTCCCAGATGGCCGCCGCCTTCCTCACCACCCTGTCCAGGGGAGCGATCGAGGTCCGTTCCGCCGGCTCCCAGCCTGCCGACAAGGTCAACCCGGCCGCCGTGGAGGCCATGGCCGAACTCGGCATCGACATGTCCGCCGAAATCCCCAAAGTCCTCACCACCGAGGCCGTGAAGGAATCCGACGTCGTCATCACCATGGGGTGCGGTGATACCTGCCCGATCTTTCCGGGCAAACGCTACGAGGACTGGGAACTCGAAGACCCGGCCGGGGCGGGCGTCGCAGCCGTCCGCCCGATCCGCGACGACATCAAGTCCCGCATCGAGGAACTCATCGCTTCCCTTACGCCCGCCGCCAAGTAA
- the trxB gene encoding thioredoxin-disulfide reductase translates to MSTQQLIIIGSGPAGYTAAIYAARAGLAPLVIAGAVTAGGALMNTTEVENFPGFPGGVQGPELMDGLQAQAEKFGAQVVFDDVTDVTLTGHLKRVVTGAGETYAAPALILATGSAYKELGLPEEKKFSGHGVSWCATCDGFFFRDQDIIVVGGGDSAMEEATFLTRFGKSVTVVVRKNELRASRIMAQRAKDNPKITFAWNSAITAIHGEGKVTGVTLTDTVTGDTREHAATGIFVAIGHVPRTELLHGQVDLDAEGYIRVDSPTTVTNLSGVFACGDAVDHRYRQAITAAGTGCAAALDAERYLAALEDADSIATALVEAPTHG, encoded by the coding sequence GTGAGCACACAACAACTGATCATCATCGGGTCCGGCCCCGCCGGATACACCGCCGCGATCTACGCCGCCCGCGCCGGCCTGGCACCCCTGGTCATCGCCGGTGCCGTCACCGCCGGAGGTGCCCTGATGAACACCACCGAGGTGGAGAACTTCCCCGGCTTCCCGGGTGGCGTCCAGGGCCCCGAGCTCATGGACGGACTGCAGGCCCAGGCCGAGAAGTTCGGCGCCCAGGTGGTGTTCGACGACGTCACCGACGTGACGCTCACCGGGCACCTCAAACGGGTCGTCACCGGCGCCGGGGAAACGTATGCGGCACCCGCCCTCATCCTCGCCACCGGCTCGGCCTACAAGGAGCTCGGCCTGCCCGAGGAGAAGAAGTTCAGCGGCCACGGTGTTTCCTGGTGTGCCACCTGCGACGGGTTCTTCTTCCGTGACCAGGACATCATCGTCGTCGGCGGCGGGGACTCTGCCATGGAGGAAGCCACCTTCCTCACCCGCTTCGGAAAATCCGTGACCGTCGTCGTGCGCAAGAATGAGCTGCGCGCTTCCCGGATCATGGCCCAGCGCGCCAAGGACAACCCCAAGATCACCTTCGCCTGGAACTCCGCCATCACCGCCATCCACGGTGAGGGCAAGGTCACCGGCGTCACCCTCACCGATACGGTCACCGGCGACACCCGTGAGCACGCCGCCACCGGCATCTTCGTCGCCATCGGACACGTCCCGCGCACCGAGCTTCTGCACGGCCAGGTGGATCTCGACGCGGAGGGCTACATCAGGGTCGATTCGCCCACCACGGTCACCAACCTCTCCGGCGTCTTCGCGTGCGGGGATGCCGTGGACCACCGCTACCGCCAGGCGATCACCGCCGCGGGCACCGGCTGCGCGGCCGCCCTCGACGCCGAACGCTATCTCGCAGCCCTGGAGGACGCGGACAGCATCGCCACTGCCCTCGTCGAGGCACCCACGCACGGCTGA
- a CDS encoding SGNH/GDSL hydrolase family protein produces the protein MGDSFTEGIGDPEPASPGGHRGWADRVAEELSRGHEGFAYANLAVRGRLLQQIVDQQLAHCLSLRPDLVTLSAGGNDLIRPGGDPDALAEKLDSVVQILSLAGATVVLFNGPDTGSSVLGRVRSKVAIYNENLRTIAARHDAIIADMWSLRQLHDPQMWDADRLHFSPLGHHTIAAMVLDSLNVEHTLEPLSPKPLPPSSWRQARSGDLVWAREHFVPWVVRRIRHRSSGDGITAKRPLPGPVFGPGMPLGSGEGPPGTEDPVRS, from the coding sequence ATGGGTGACTCCTTCACGGAGGGCATTGGCGATCCCGAGCCGGCGAGCCCGGGCGGACACCGCGGCTGGGCTGACCGGGTGGCCGAGGAACTGAGCCGCGGCCACGAGGGCTTCGCCTACGCCAACCTGGCAGTCCGCGGCCGGCTTCTGCAGCAGATCGTGGACCAGCAGCTGGCGCATTGCCTTTCGCTCCGTCCGGATCTGGTGACCCTGTCCGCCGGCGGGAACGATCTGATCCGCCCCGGCGGGGATCCGGACGCCCTGGCCGAGAAGCTGGACTCCGTGGTGCAGATCCTCAGCCTGGCCGGTGCCACCGTGGTGCTCTTCAACGGTCCCGACACCGGGTCCTCGGTGCTGGGCCGGGTACGCAGCAAGGTGGCCATCTACAACGAGAACCTCCGCACCATCGCGGCCCGCCACGACGCCATCATTGCCGACATGTGGTCGCTGCGGCAGCTCCACGATCCGCAAATGTGGGACGCGGACCGCCTGCACTTCTCGCCGCTGGGCCACCACACGATCGCTGCGATGGTGCTGGATTCCCTCAACGTCGAGCACACCCTGGAGCCGCTCTCCCCCAAGCCCCTGCCGCCGAGCAGCTGGCGGCAGGCCCGGTCCGGGGACCTGGTGTGGGCCCGCGAACACTTCGTGCCGTGGGTGGTCCGCCGGATCCGGCACCGTTCCTCCGGCGACGGCATCACGGCCAAGCGTCCCCTTCCGGGGCCGGTCTTCGGTCCCGGAATGCCGCTTGGCTCGGGCGAGGGCCCGCCCGGTACCGAAGATCCCGTGCGTTCCTAA
- a CDS encoding phospholipase: MTSAATFPEPVVLWSKPEQERAGKPLLVLLHGYGANEQDLLSLADMLPAEFAVASLRAPLVSGAGFTWFPLTASIEYSLEAVKDAAAYVEDWLDAVRPNHPSVTLLGFSMGMALATALLRRRPSDYAAVVGLSGFAVDAGGDPSFRDDELDGTVPLFWGRDQQDPVITPDKIDFTMGWVRKHVKLTKVLYAGMWHGINQQEIGHVGEFLTHEVLRK, from the coding sequence ATGACTTCCGCTGCAACCTTCCCCGAACCCGTCGTCCTCTGGTCCAAGCCGGAGCAGGAGCGCGCCGGCAAGCCGCTCCTGGTCCTGCTCCACGGCTACGGTGCCAACGAACAAGACCTCCTGAGCCTGGCCGACATGCTGCCGGCGGAGTTCGCGGTGGCCTCGTTGCGGGCCCCGCTGGTCTCCGGCGCGGGCTTCACCTGGTTCCCCCTGACGGCGTCCATCGAATACTCGCTGGAGGCGGTCAAGGACGCCGCCGCTTACGTGGAGGACTGGCTCGATGCCGTCCGGCCGAACCACCCGTCCGTGACGTTGCTGGGTTTTTCCATGGGAATGGCGCTCGCCACCGCGCTGCTGCGGCGGCGGCCTTCGGACTATGCCGCCGTCGTCGGGCTGTCCGGTTTCGCCGTCGACGCCGGCGGTGACCCCAGCTTCCGCGACGACGAACTGGACGGGACGGTGCCGCTGTTCTGGGGCCGCGACCAGCAGGATCCGGTCATCACACCGGACAAGATCGACTTCACCATGGGCTGGGTACGCAAACACGTTAAACTCACCAAGGTGCTGTACGCCGGGATGTGGCACGGCATCAACCAGCAGGAGATCGGCCACGTCGGCGAATTTCTCACCCATGAGGTGCTCCGCAAATAG
- a CDS encoding RNA-binding S4 domain-containing protein encodes MSNPEIEDIPIRDDMIRLGQLLKLASLVEDGVEAAELIRNGLVKVNGEIDDRRGRQLHHGDTVTVNGQTVRITTPHGA; translated from the coding sequence ATGAGCAACCCGGAAATTGAAGACATTCCTATCCGCGACGACATGATCCGGCTGGGGCAGCTGCTGAAGCTGGCCAGTTTGGTCGAGGACGGGGTGGAAGCTGCGGAACTGATCAGGAACGGGCTCGTCAAGGTCAATGGCGAGATCGACGACCGGCGCGGCCGCCAACTGCACCACGGCGACACCGTCACCGTGAACGGCCAGACCGTCCGGATCACCACGCCCCACGGAGCCTAG
- a CDS encoding DMT family transporter: MTHAPRLPLPAGLLIAVSAGLLVPVQGRINGALGTALADGLAAAVVSFSTGLVLMVVISLVLPKGRAGLAEVLPALRERRFPRYYVLAGAIGALFVFAQSFTVGLLGVALFTVAAVTGQTLSGLLVDRMGIGPAGKRPLTGIRVIGSALTVAAVAWAVSPRFAAGTGSSAAPGTDPLELLVPVLLPVLAGFLMSFQQAMNGTATVHYRTPITATLVNFIAGSIVLWIAWLIKLAVAGPGNGLPGEWWYYLGGPMGCVFIAVAAFLVRGLGVLITGLGMIAGQLLGSLGLDLALPAPGTVVALPTVLGTLLTLAAIVLASLPWSRGALRR; the protein is encoded by the coding sequence ATGACCCACGCACCGCGGCTTCCGCTGCCAGCAGGATTACTCATCGCCGTTTCGGCCGGGCTCCTCGTCCCCGTCCAAGGCCGGATCAACGGTGCCCTCGGAACGGCCCTGGCCGACGGCCTGGCCGCTGCGGTGGTGAGCTTCAGCACCGGACTGGTGCTGATGGTCGTGATCTCGCTGGTCCTGCCCAAGGGCCGCGCGGGGCTCGCGGAAGTCCTGCCGGCCCTGCGCGAACGCCGTTTTCCGCGCTACTACGTCTTGGCGGGTGCCATCGGCGCGCTCTTCGTGTTTGCCCAGTCCTTCACCGTCGGGCTGCTCGGTGTGGCACTCTTTACCGTCGCAGCCGTCACCGGCCAGACCCTCAGCGGACTGCTCGTGGACCGGATGGGCATCGGCCCTGCGGGCAAGCGGCCGCTCACCGGAATCCGGGTCATCGGCAGCGCGCTGACCGTCGCCGCCGTCGCCTGGGCCGTGTCGCCGCGCTTCGCCGCCGGGACCGGAAGTTCCGCGGCTCCGGGGACGGACCCGTTGGAACTGCTGGTGCCGGTACTGCTGCCGGTGCTCGCCGGTTTCCTGATGAGCTTCCAGCAGGCCATGAACGGTACCGCCACCGTGCACTACCGCACGCCGATCACCGCGACGCTGGTGAACTTCATCGCCGGCAGCATCGTGCTGTGGATTGCCTGGCTGATCAAGCTGGCTGTTGCCGGGCCCGGCAACGGCCTTCCCGGCGAATGGTGGTACTACCTGGGTGGGCCCATGGGCTGCGTGTTCATTGCCGTCGCTGCCTTCCTGGTCCGCGGTCTGGGCGTCCTGATTACCGGGCTCGGCATGATCGCCGGGCAGTTGCTGGGATCGCTTGGCCTGGACCTGGCGCTGCCGGCTCCGGGCACGGTCGTGGCGCTGCCCACCGTGCTGGGCACGCTCCTGACCCTGGCCGCGATCGTCCTGGCCAGCCTGCCGTGGTCCCGCGGCGCCCTGCGACGGTAG
- a CDS encoding glycine--tRNA ligase gives MAAKSVLDQIISLAKRRGFVFQAGEIYGGSRSAWDYGPLGAELKENIKRQWWQSVVRGRDDVVGLDSSVILPRQVWEASGHVDVFSDPLVECLSCHKRYRADHLEEEYEEKKGRPAENGLKDIACANCGTRGEWTEPQEFSGLLKTYLGPVASEEGLSYLRPETAQGIFVNFSNVLTTSRKKPPFGIGQIGKSFRNEITPGNFIFRTREFEQMEMEFFVEPGTDEQWHQYWMKERMSWYTGLGIREENLRFFEHPLEKLSHYSKGTTDIEYRFGFSGSEWGELEGVANRTDFDLSTHSKASGADLSYFNQATNERYTPYVIEPAAGLTRSFMAFMIDAYTEDEAPNAKGGVDVRTVLKLDPRLAPVKAAVLPLSRNEDLSPKAKDLAAQLRRNWNIEFDDAGAIGRRYRRQDEIGTPFCITVDFETLDDQAVTIRERDTMSQERVSLDKVEGYLAARLIGA, from the coding sequence ATGGCAGCAAAATCCGTCCTCGACCAGATCATTTCCCTCGCCAAGCGCAGGGGTTTCGTATTCCAGGCCGGTGAAATCTATGGTGGCTCGCGTTCTGCGTGGGACTACGGCCCCCTGGGCGCTGAGCTGAAGGAAAACATCAAGCGCCAGTGGTGGCAGTCCGTGGTCCGCGGCCGCGACGACGTTGTCGGCCTGGATTCCTCGGTGATCCTGCCCCGCCAGGTCTGGGAAGCGTCCGGCCACGTCGATGTGTTCTCCGACCCGCTGGTTGAGTGCCTTTCCTGCCACAAGCGCTACCGTGCCGACCACCTCGAGGAAGAGTACGAGGAGAAGAAGGGCCGTCCTGCCGAGAACGGCCTCAAGGACATCGCCTGCGCCAACTGCGGCACCCGCGGCGAATGGACCGAACCCCAGGAGTTTTCCGGCCTGCTCAAAACCTACCTCGGCCCGGTGGCCAGCGAAGAGGGCCTGAGCTACCTGCGCCCCGAAACGGCCCAGGGCATCTTCGTCAACTTCTCCAACGTGCTCACCACCTCCCGCAAGAAGCCCCCGTTCGGCATCGGCCAGATCGGCAAGTCGTTCCGCAACGAGATCACCCCGGGCAACTTCATCTTCCGCACCCGCGAATTCGAGCAGATGGAGATGGAATTCTTCGTCGAACCCGGCACCGACGAGCAGTGGCACCAGTACTGGATGAAGGAACGCATGTCCTGGTACACCGGCCTCGGCATCCGGGAAGAGAACCTGCGCTTCTTCGAGCACCCGCTGGAGAAGCTCAGCCACTACTCCAAGGGCACCACGGACATCGAATACCGGTTCGGCTTCTCCGGTTCCGAGTGGGGCGAGCTTGAGGGCGTCGCCAACCGCACCGACTTCGATCTCTCCACGCACTCCAAGGCCTCCGGTGCGGATCTGAGCTACTTCAACCAGGCCACCAACGAGCGCTACACCCCGTACGTGATTGAACCGGCCGCCGGGCTCACCCGCTCCTTCATGGCGTTCATGATCGATGCGTACACCGAGGACGAGGCGCCCAACGCCAAGGGCGGCGTCGACGTCCGCACCGTGCTCAAGCTCGATCCGCGCCTGGCTCCGGTCAAGGCAGCGGTGCTGCCGCTGAGCCGCAACGAGGACCTCTCCCCAAAGGCCAAGGACCTCGCCGCCCAGCTGCGCCGGAACTGGAACATCGAGTTCGACGACGCCGGGGCGATTGGCCGCCGCTACCGCCGCCAGGACGAAATCGGCACCCCGTTCTGCATCACGGTGGATTTCGAGACCCTGGACGACCAGGCGGTCACGATCCGCGAACGCGACACCATGAGCCAGGAACGTGTGTCCCTGGACAAGGTGGAGGGCTACCTGGCCGCACGGCTGATCGGCGCCTGA
- a CDS encoding GNAT family N-acetyltransferase, with protein MAITYREWRDGDDLALLEIWGGPETEQARQFRGTLAPSGNAPWRRCIVAENVVDGVAIPVAAGVVHEASLHPQRLWAYVEVDRQHRRAGVGSTLLTMLRHEAAQSPSGVTLLRTKVEPGTPGAAFVEAAGLVPVQRSRLVVVEPGALKLPVFGDGSEAAASEQVEDLATGSVELSDVVGRYYSSVHGWDSPGELSIATVQRLFLDELSGAHGAIVLRAPKASAFGQGVPVSRKGRLEAFAISYAELAAAGENPGGADAPSGQPTDVFLGHEPKLSEDEARAAVRDLLALIAFQHPVLLELDDSMAALRAVVEPLLESGKARVQGADTLVVSDPA; from the coding sequence GTGGCGATCACCTACCGCGAATGGCGCGACGGCGACGATCTGGCGCTGCTGGAAATCTGGGGCGGGCCGGAAACCGAGCAGGCCCGGCAGTTCCGCGGCACCCTCGCGCCTTCGGGCAACGCCCCGTGGCGGCGTTGCATCGTGGCGGAGAATGTCGTTGACGGTGTGGCCATCCCGGTCGCTGCCGGAGTGGTCCACGAAGCCTCGCTGCACCCCCAGCGGCTGTGGGCCTATGTCGAGGTGGACCGGCAGCACCGCCGTGCAGGCGTGGGCTCCACGCTGCTGACCATGCTGCGGCACGAAGCGGCGCAGTCGCCGTCGGGTGTCACCCTGCTCCGGACCAAGGTTGAACCGGGCACCCCCGGCGCGGCCTTCGTTGAAGCAGCCGGCCTCGTTCCGGTCCAGCGGTCCCGGCTTGTCGTCGTCGAGCCGGGAGCACTGAAGCTGCCCGTCTTCGGCGACGGCTCCGAGGCCGCCGCGTCCGAGCAGGTCGAGGACCTCGCCACCGGCTCGGTGGAGCTCAGCGATGTTGTGGGCCGCTACTACTCCTCGGTGCACGGCTGGGACAGCCCGGGCGAGCTCAGCATCGCCACGGTCCAGCGGTTGTTCCTGGACGAGCTCAGCGGGGCGCACGGCGCGATCGTGTTGCGGGCGCCGAAGGCCAGTGCCTTCGGCCAGGGCGTACCCGTGAGCCGGAAGGGCCGGCTTGAGGCCTTCGCCATCAGCTACGCGGAGCTCGCGGCCGCAGGGGAGAACCCTGGCGGTGCTGACGCGCCCTCCGGCCAGCCCACGGACGTGTTCCTGGGCCACGAACCGAAACTCTCCGAGGACGAAGCCCGGGCCGCCGTCCGGGACCTGCTGGCGCTGATTGCGTTCCAGCACCCGGTGCTGCTGGAACTGGACGACTCGATGGCTGCGCTGCGTGCCGTCGTCGAGCCGCTGCTCGAGAGCGGCAAAGCCCGCGTCCAGGGCGCCGACACCCTGGTGGTCTCCGACCCGGCGTAA
- a CDS encoding TIGR00366 family protein, producing MANTALTQSGIGEERGLARIAQRMAAWTEKWFPDAYVFALAGVMIIAAAALAIGASPQSIADSFGNGFWDLTAFTLQMAMVVLTGYVVATSPPVAKLINRLALIPATARTAVSFVALMSMSVSFLNWGLSLIFGGLLARAIARRKDLTVDYRALGAAAFMGLGAVWALGLSSSAAQLQATAASLPPALLKITGILDFGTTIFTWQSLLTLAILMALTTVIAHFSAPEGRSIRTAEDLGVDLDDEPAASEPRSRPGEWLEYSMILPILAGILTLGWLISQFLTKPFLTVVSSLNGYLLVFLILGLVLHGTPRNFLQAVTKAVPATAGILVQFPLYAAMAAILTKATGHGGMTISAHLAEFFSDIGSGGGFAVVIALYTALLGLLVPSGGGKWLVEAPYVMQSATDVQMNLGWTVQIYNIAEALPNLVNPFFMLPLLAVLKLRARDLVGFTFLQFVFHLPVVLLLVWLLGMTFDFVPPVMPPGK from the coding sequence GTGGCAAACACAGCCCTGACGCAAAGCGGCATCGGCGAAGAACGCGGCCTCGCCCGAATAGCCCAACGGATGGCGGCGTGGACCGAGAAATGGTTCCCGGACGCCTACGTTTTCGCCCTGGCCGGCGTCATGATCATCGCCGCGGCGGCCCTGGCCATCGGCGCTTCACCGCAGTCGATCGCCGATTCCTTCGGCAACGGGTTCTGGGACCTGACCGCATTCACCCTGCAGATGGCCATGGTGGTGCTGACCGGCTACGTTGTGGCGACGTCCCCGCCCGTGGCCAAGCTGATCAACCGGCTGGCCCTCATCCCCGCGACCGCACGCACCGCGGTGAGCTTCGTGGCGCTGATGTCGATGTCGGTGTCTTTCCTGAACTGGGGCCTGAGCCTCATCTTCGGCGGACTGCTGGCCCGCGCGATCGCCCGCCGCAAGGACCTGACCGTGGACTACCGCGCGCTCGGCGCCGCAGCCTTCATGGGCCTCGGCGCCGTCTGGGCGCTGGGCCTGTCCTCGTCGGCGGCGCAGCTGCAGGCCACAGCGGCCTCGCTGCCGCCGGCCCTGCTGAAGATCACCGGCATCCTGGACTTCGGGACCACTATCTTCACCTGGCAGTCGCTGCTCACCCTGGCCATCCTGATGGCGCTCACCACGGTGATAGCGCATTTCTCGGCGCCGGAGGGCAGATCCATCCGCACCGCGGAGGATCTCGGCGTCGACCTCGACGACGAACCGGCAGCATCGGAGCCGCGCTCCCGACCGGGCGAATGGCTCGAATACAGCATGATCCTGCCCATCCTGGCCGGCATCCTGACGCTCGGCTGGCTGATCTCGCAGTTCCTGACGAAACCTTTCCTGACTGTGGTGAGCAGCCTCAACGGCTACCTGCTGGTCTTCCTGATCCTGGGCCTGGTGCTGCACGGCACCCCGCGGAACTTCCTGCAGGCGGTCACCAAGGCCGTCCCCGCGACGGCGGGCATCCTGGTCCAGTTCCCGCTCTATGCTGCGATGGCCGCAATCCTGACCAAGGCCACCGGCCACGGAGGCATGACGATCTCCGCTCATCTGGCCGAGTTCTTCTCCGACATCGGCAGCGGCGGCGGGTTCGCCGTCGTGATCGCGCTGTACACGGCCCTGCTGGGACTGCTGGTCCCCTCCGGTGGCGGAAAATGGCTGGTCGAGGCGCCCTACGTGATGCAGTCCGCCACGGATGTGCAAATGAACCTGGGCTGGACGGTGCAGATCTACAACATCGCCGAGGCCCTGCCGAACCTGGTCAACCCGTTCTTCATGCTGCCGCTGCTTGCCGTGCTCAAGCTGCGGGCCCGGGACCTCGTGGGGTTCACGTTCCTGCAGTTTGTGTTCCACCTGCCCGTGGTGCTGCTGCTCGTCTGGCTGCTGGGAATGACGTTCGACTTCGTTCCGCCGGTCATGCCGCCCGGTAAGTAA
- a CDS encoding lysophospholipid acyltransferase family protein yields MPWRPPPNDRFYAVIVRTGQALRRLFRIRVIVTGQQHLPEPALRGSRRSGAVVAITHFGYLDFAFAELLLWSHSQVRMRFLVTQGAADHWFAGPAISAAGHLVVGYGSGSDAYDAAVQKLREGEYVAILPEAGVSRSFRVRECKTGAVRMAAEAGVPIIAVSVWGAHRLMTRRHGFSPARAWRAPVRIHVSEPVHPDPARDAQPATDVLRAALQSGIDACIADFPLTPAPGAWWMPAVLGGGAPSEEERQRLDKAEGPRRAGGRRP; encoded by the coding sequence ATGCCCTGGCGCCCCCCGCCCAACGACCGCTTCTACGCCGTCATTGTCCGCACCGGGCAGGCGCTGCGCCGCCTGTTCCGGATCCGGGTGATCGTCACCGGACAGCAGCACCTCCCGGAGCCGGCACTCCGCGGCAGCCGGCGCTCCGGCGCCGTGGTCGCCATCACCCACTTCGGGTACCTCGACTTCGCATTCGCCGAACTCCTGCTGTGGAGCCACAGTCAGGTCCGGATGCGGTTCCTGGTCACGCAGGGCGCGGCCGACCACTGGTTTGCCGGCCCCGCGATCAGTGCCGCGGGACACCTCGTCGTGGGGTACGGTTCAGGCTCTGACGCCTACGATGCCGCCGTGCAGAAACTCCGCGAGGGCGAATACGTTGCGATCCTTCCGGAGGCCGGAGTCAGCCGCAGCTTTAGGGTACGCGAGTGCAAAACCGGCGCGGTGCGGATGGCAGCCGAGGCCGGGGTGCCCATCATTGCCGTATCCGTGTGGGGCGCCCACCGGCTGATGACCCGCCGCCACGGGTTCTCCCCCGCCCGCGCCTGGCGCGCCCCGGTCCGGATCCACGTCAGCGAACCGGTGCATCCTGACCCGGCCCGGGACGCGCAACCCGCCACTGACGTGCTGCGCGCAGCCCTCCAATCCGGTATTGACGCCTGCATCGCGGACTTTCCCCTGACGCCGGCGCCGGGCGCGTGGTGGATGCCGGCCGTGCTCGGCGGCGGAGCACCCTCCGAGGAGGAGCGCCAGCGGCTGGATAAGGCCGAAGGCCCGCGGCGCGCGGGCGGCCGGCGCCCATAA
- a CDS encoding DUF1295 domain-containing protein, which produces MPDFPLGAFLAGLPWVAAGLAVLLAGTFAVAVRQSRHCVIDTVWGLGFVVAAGISWLLSAGEGDGGRRLLLLALVAVWGIRLAVHIGVRAHGGHEDPRYVDMLSAAPGSRNVFALRKVYLPQGVILFFVSLTVQVGMFSTGPLGWLAWLGVVFWAVGFVFETVGDWQLSAFKADSSRRGTVLNTGLWRYTRHPNYFGDAAVWAGIFLVAADSWPGLLTVLSPALMIWLLAGKSGKPLTEKVMSARPGYREYVESTSGFVPLPPRTHRSGRQPGARRPGGR; this is translated from the coding sequence ATGCCGGATTTTCCGCTCGGCGCCTTCCTGGCGGGCCTGCCGTGGGTGGCAGCGGGCCTGGCTGTACTGCTGGCCGGGACCTTTGCCGTCGCCGTCCGCCAGAGCCGCCATTGCGTGATTGACACCGTCTGGGGCCTCGGCTTCGTCGTGGCCGCTGGCATTTCCTGGCTGCTGTCCGCCGGCGAGGGCGACGGCGGCCGCCGCTTGCTGCTGCTGGCACTCGTGGCAGTCTGGGGCATCCGGCTGGCGGTCCACATCGGCGTCCGTGCCCACGGCGGCCACGAGGACCCCCGTTATGTGGACATGCTCTCTGCCGCTCCCGGGTCCCGCAACGTCTTCGCCCTGCGCAAGGTGTACCTGCCGCAGGGCGTCATTCTGTTCTTTGTCTCGCTCACTGTTCAGGTGGGGATGTTCAGCACCGGCCCCCTCGGTTGGCTGGCGTGGCTGGGGGTGGTGTTCTGGGCGGTGGGCTTCGTTTTCGAGACGGTCGGCGACTGGCAGCTCTCGGCGTTCAAAGCCGATTCCTCCCGGCGCGGCACGGTGCTCAACACCGGGCTCTGGCGGTACACCCGCCACCCCAACTACTTCGGCGACGCCGCTGTCTGGGCCGGGATTTTCCTCGTCGCTGCCGATTCCTGGCCGGGGTTGCTGACGGTCCTCTCCCCCGCCCTGATGATCTGGCTGCTCGCCGGCAAGTCCGGCAAGCCGCTCACCGAGAAGGTCATGTCGGCCCGTCCCGGGTACAGGGAGTACGTGGAATCGACGTCGGGCTTTGTGCCGCTGCCGCCCCGTACGCACCGCAGCGGACGGCAGCCGGGCGCCCGCCGGCCCGGTGGGCGCTGA
- a CDS encoding alpha/beta hydrolase: MAIRKIDDREPGTAGAGPAARAVLSISGATGDTRGVALVLHGGRANSFDSVRGRHLSPARMLPFARALRRGGGGHGLAVWTLRNRYRGWNGADMSPVQDARWALGLIGREHPGVPVYLLGHSMGGLTALRVADHPQVEAVAALAPWLNAATPVEPVAGRRILIVHGTNDRWTSPANSLAFARRADGVAESVDYVSLKGAGHFMFRRVGLWNSLANGFILDAFAATSGQELGGGAGSFRSLLPAAGASLPVVL, encoded by the coding sequence GTGGCGATACGCAAGATAGACGACCGCGAACCCGGGACGGCAGGCGCGGGGCCGGCCGCCAGGGCCGTGCTGAGTATTTCCGGCGCCACCGGGGACACCCGTGGCGTGGCCCTGGTCCTGCACGGCGGGCGGGCGAACAGCTTCGACTCGGTGCGTGGCCGGCACCTGAGTCCTGCGCGGATGCTGCCGTTCGCCCGCGCCCTCCGCAGGGGAGGCGGCGGCCACGGCCTGGCCGTCTGGACCCTGCGGAACAGGTACCGGGGCTGGAACGGAGCGGACATGTCCCCCGTCCAGGATGCCCGGTGGGCGCTTGGGCTCATTGGCCGGGAACACCCCGGGGTTCCTGTCTACCTCCTGGGCCATTCGATGGGCGGTCTGACGGCTCTGCGCGTCGCGGACCATCCGCAGGTGGAAGCCGTCGCCGCCCTGGCGCCCTGGCTCAACGCCGCGACGCCGGTAGAGCCCGTGGCGGGCCGTCGGATCCTGATCGTTCATGGCACAAATGACCGCTGGACCAGTCCCGCGAACTCGCTGGCTTTCGCCCGCCGGGCCGACGGCGTCGCGGAGTCCGTGGACTACGTCTCCCTCAAAGGCGCCGGACACTTCATGTTCCGCCGGGTGGGTTTGTGGAACTCCCTGGCCAACGGCTTCATTCTTGACGCTTTCGCGGCCACTTCTGGGCAGGAGCTCGGGGGCGGCGCCGGTTCGTTCCGCAGCCTGCTCCCGGCCGCCGGAGCCAGCCTTCCCGTGGTGCTGTGA